In Patescibacteria group bacterium, the following are encoded in one genomic region:
- the gyrB gene encoding DNA topoisomerase (ATP-hydrolyzing) subunit B: MSNQSTENKISKKSDYRAKDITVLEGLDPVRKRPAMYIGSTGIEGLHHLIWEAVDNSIDEAMAGYCDSIEVAILPENAIRVSDNGRGIPVDIHSQTKKSALELVMTKLHAGGKFDNNAYKVSGGLHGVGISCVNALSTWLRAEVRRDGKIYVQEYKIGKPQAKVKSIGKTSENGTTVIFKPDETIFKTTEFNFKTILTHLRQQAYLTKGVKIKIRDERNQNEIKEYNFYFEGGLISYIKHLNHNNKKEQQNIFYVEKESEGIKVEVALQYTDEYKESVFTFANNIFTVEGGTHLSGFKAALTRSINAIAREKAILKDKEDNLSGDDIREGLTAVISVKVPDPQFEGQTKSKLGNPEGRTAVETVFAEAFNDFLRENPADANNIIKKCLLASRARQAAKSARETVLRKGVLDGMTLPGKLADCSNQEPEKCELFIVEGDSAGGSAKQGRDREFQAILPLRGKILNVERTRLDKILANEEIKSLIIAMGTSIGEEFEVERLRYHKVIIMTDADVDGSHIQTLLLTLFYRYFQNLIIQGNLYIAQPPLYKVKSGKESKYIYSDEELTSFKNKLAKTKTPIEIKNLKQDAETGFSKKEINDEEIEDKVDLEAKLDIQRYKGLGEMNPDQLWETTMNPDHRVLKQVKIEDAEEADHIFETLMGKEVQPRKIFIQTHAKRVKNLDI, encoded by the coding sequence GGGAAGCTGTTGACAATTCCATTGATGAAGCCATGGCGGGCTATTGTGATTCTATTGAAGTAGCAATTTTACCCGAGAATGCAATTCGTGTTAGTGATAATGGTCGAGGTATTCCAGTTGATATTCATTCACAAACCAAAAAATCAGCCTTAGAATTAGTCATGACCAAACTACATGCTGGCGGTAAGTTTGACAATAACGCCTATAAAGTTTCGGGCGGTTTACATGGTGTAGGTATATCTTGTGTCAATGCTTTATCAACTTGGTTGCGGGCCGAAGTTCGTCGAGATGGTAAAATTTATGTTCAGGAATATAAAATTGGCAAACCGCAAGCCAAAGTTAAAAGTATTGGCAAAACTTCAGAAAATGGCACAACGGTTATTTTTAAACCAGATGAAACTATTTTTAAAACGACAGAATTTAATTTTAAAACTATTTTAACTCACTTACGACAGCAAGCTTATTTAACCAAGGGCGTTAAAATAAAAATCAGAGATGAACGCAATCAAAACGAAATTAAAGAATATAATTTTTATTTTGAAGGTGGGTTAATTTCCTATATTAAACATTTAAATCATAATAATAAAAAAGAGCAACAAAACATTTTTTACGTTGAAAAAGAGTCAGAGGGGATTAAAGTTGAAGTAGCTTTACAATATACTGACGAATACAAAGAAAGTGTTTTTACTTTCGCTAATAATATTTTCACGGTTGAGGGCGGTACTCATTTGTCTGGTTTTAAAGCAGCCTTAACGCGGAGCATTAATGCTATTGCCAGAGAAAAAGCGATTTTGAAAGATAAAGAAGATAATTTAAGCGGTGATGATATTCGTGAAGGATTAACAGCAGTTATTAGTGTTAAAGTTCCGGATCCACAATTTGAAGGTCAAACTAAAAGTAAATTAGGCAACCCCGAGGGTCGAACAGCTGTTGAAACTGTTTTTGCTGAAGCTTTTAATGATTTTTTAAGAGAAAATCCAGCCGACGCTAATAATATTATAAAAAAATGTTTATTGGCTTCGCGAGCGCGTCAGGCAGCCAAGAGCGCACGTGAAACTGTTTTACGTAAAGGCGTTTTAGATGGTATGACTTTACCTGGTAAATTAGCCGATTGCTCTAATCAAGAACCAGAAAAATGTGAGTTATTTATAGTCGAGGGTGATTCAGCTGGCGGTTCAGCCAAACAGGGTCGCGATCGTGAATTTCAAGCCATTCTACCACTAAGGGGTAAAATTTTAAATGTCGAAAGAACACGTTTAGATAAAATTTTAGCTAACGAAGAAATCAAATCTTTGATTATTGCCATGGGGACTAGTATTGGCGAGGAATTTGAAGTAGAAAGATTACGTTATCACAAAGTTATTATTATGACCGATGCGGATGTTGACGGATCACATATTCAAACGCTTTTATTAACTCTTTTCTACCGTTATTTTCAAAATTTAATTATTCAGGGAAATCTGTATATTGCTCAACCACCATTATATAAGGTTAAAAGTGGTAAAGAATCAAAATATATTTATTCAGATGAAGAATTAACTAGTTTTAAAAATAAGTTAGCTAAAACAAAAACACCAATAGAGATTAAAAATCTAAAACAGGACGCAGAGACCGGATTTAGTAAAAAAGAAATTAATGATGAAGAAATAGAAGATAAGGTCGATTTAGAAGCAAAATTAGATATTCAGCGCTATAAAGGTTTGGGCGAAATGAATCCTGATCAGTTATGGGAAACTACTATGAACCCAGACCATCGTGTCTTGAAACAAGTTAAAATTGAAGACGCGGAAGAGGCCGACCATATTTTCGAAACTTTAATGGGTAAGGAAGTTCAGCCTCGAAAAATTTTTATTCAAACTCACGCTAAACGAGTCAAAAATTTAGACATTTAA
- the secE gene encoding preprotein translocase subunit SecE: MSNKLFNYFKESKHELKKVTWPGKEKTAKDAVMIVVVIFVAAAFLGLLDFGLTKLLEILLK; encoded by the coding sequence ATGTCTAACAAATTATTTAATTATTTTAAGGAATCTAAACACGAACTTAAAAAAGTAACTTGGCCCGGCAAAGAAAAAACCGCTAAGGATGCTGTAATGATCGTGGTAGTTATTTTTGTTGCTGCCGCTTTTTTAGGTCTGTTAGATTTTGGTTTAACTAAACTATTGGAAATATTATTAAAATAA
- the nusG gene encoding transcription termination/antitermination protein NusG has protein sequence MPKQTSQEGKRWYAIHTYSGYEENVAQNLKQRIKSMDMEDKVLDIIVPKEKKIKIKNGKRTIIEEKIFPGYVLVEMVVTDDSWYVVRNTPNVTGFIGAGTVPTPVSDEEIAELQKRMGVQEPEYKIDIKKGTPVRIVDGPFKDSEGKISEINKEKGTVKILINMFGRETPVELDYLQIKKL, from the coding sequence ATGCCTAAACAAACATCACAGGAAGGTAAACGATGGTATGCTATTCATACTTATTCGGGCTATGAAGAAAATGTCGCACAAAACTTAAAACAGCGTATCAAATCCATGGACATGGAAGATAAGGTGTTAGATATTATAGTGCCCAAAGAAAAAAAAATTAAAATTAAAAATGGTAAAAGAACAATTATTGAAGAAAAGATTTTTCCAGGTTATGTTTTGGTTGAAATGGTAGTGACCGATGATTCATGGTATGTAGTTAGAAACACTCCCAATGTCACCGGTTTTATTGGTGCGGGGACGGTTCCAACGCCAGTTTCTGATGAAGAAATTGCTGAACTACAAAAGCGAATGGGCGTTCAAGAGCCAGAATATAAAATTGATATTAAAAAAGGAACGCCAGTTAGAATCGTCGATGGTCCATTTAAAGATTCCGAAGGCAAAATTTCAGAAATTAATAAAGAAAAGGGGACAGTCAAAATTTTAATTAATATGTTTGGCAGAGAAACGCCAGTTGAACTAGATTATTTACAAATTAAAAAACTTTAA
- the rplK gene encoding 50S ribosomal protein L11, producing MAKKIKTIIKLQISGGQANPAPPVGPALGQHGLNIQDFCTQFNDKTRDKMGDVVPVEITVYEDRSFDFICKTPPAAELLKKAAGVQKGSSKPLQEKIAKVSKSQLRQIAETKLPDLNTNNVDQAMKIIEGTARQMGLEVKD from the coding sequence ATGGCAAAAAAGATAAAGACAATTATAAAATTACAAATTTCAGGTGGACAAGCTAATCCAGCTCCTCCCGTTGGTCCAGCTTTGGGTCAACATGGTTTAAATATTCAAGATTTTTGTACACAATTCAACGATAAAACACGTGACAAAATGGGTGATGTGGTTCCAGTTGAAATTACGGTTTATGAAGATAGAAGTTTTGATTTTATTTGCAAAACTCCACCAGCGGCTGAATTATTAAAAAAGGCAGCTGGAGTTCAGAAGGGTTCCAGCAAGCCCTTACAAGAAAAAATAGCTAAAGTTAGTAAAAGTCAATTAAGACAAATTGCTGAAACTAAATTACCAGATTTAAACACCAATAACGTTGACCAAGCAATGAAAATTATTGAGGGCACGGCTCGACAAATGGGTTTAGAAGTTAAAGATTAA
- the rplA gene encoding 50S ribosomal protein L1 gives MEIDTNKIYALEEAVDVIKKNPVAKFDETIELHLRLGINVKKTEQQVRGNVVLPHGTSKKLTIAAIVNPAKQAEAKKAGANIVGGPELIEEIKKTKKCDFDVLVTEPALMKDMAQVARVLGPRGLMPAPKNGTVSDDVVGMIEELKKGKINFKNDDSGIIHQAVGKMSWDKEKLIENTQKFIEAVIKAKPAGVKGNYIKKITMCSTMGKSLKVEM, from the coding sequence ATGGAAATCGATACAAATAAAATTTATGCCTTAGAAGAAGCAGTGGATGTAATTAAAAAAAATCCAGTAGCTAAATTTGATGAAACAATTGAGTTGCATTTACGTTTAGGTATTAATGTTAAAAAAACTGAACAACAGGTTCGCGGAAACGTAGTCTTGCCTCATGGCACTAGTAAAAAATTAACCATTGCGGCTATTGTTAACCCTGCCAAACAAGCTGAAGCTAAAAAGGCTGGCGCTAATATAGTGGGCGGTCCAGAATTGATTGAAGAGATAAAAAAAACCAAAAAATGTGATTTTGATGTTTTAGTTACTGAACCAGCTTTAATGAAAGACATGGCACAAGTTGCTCGAGTTTTGGGTCCACGTGGTTTAATGCCAGCCCCCAAAAATGGCACAGTTAGTGATGATGTCGTTGGTATGATTGAAGAATTAAAAAAAGGTAAAATTAATTTTAAAAATGATGATTCAGGTATAATTCATCAGGCAGTTGGTAAAATGTCATGGGATAAAGAAAAATTAATTGAAAATACCCAGAAATTTATTGAAGCTGTTATTAAAGCTAAGCCGGCTGGTGTTAAGGGTAATTATATTAAAAAAATTACCATGTGTTCAACTATGGGCAAAAGTTTAAAAGTAGAGATGTAG
- a CDS encoding deaminase yields the protein MQQARKDCPSWDEYFINIAKEVSKRSKDPSSQVGCVIVDGKNKPISFGYNGMLADCDESYMTWERPMKYHLVLHAEINAILFAKRDLKGCKLYSAVAPCENCLKYILQTGIRTIIYENVMVKSGTLGNGVQDDAKEAVTRLVKSIQDLDFRNINGQTYLDELWGGEVPDFKQK from the coding sequence ATGCAACAAGCAAGAAAAGACTGTCCTTCTTGGGACGAATATTTTATAAACATTGCCAAAGAAGTCTCTAAGCGGTCAAAAGATCCATCCTCGCAAGTAGGTTGTGTGATTGTAGATGGAAAAAATAAGCCCATTTCTTTTGGCTATAATGGTATGTTGGCTGATTGTGATGAAAGTTATATGACATGGGAACGTCCGATGAAATATCATCTAGTTTTACACGCGGAAATTAATGCTATTCTTTTTGCCAAGAGGGATTTAAAAGGTTGCAAACTTTATTCGGCTGTTGCGCCTTGTGAAAATTGTTTAAAATATATTTTACAAACTGGCATTCGAACTATAATTTATGAAAATGTGATGGTTAAAAGTGGTACACTGGGTAATGGAGTTCAAGATGATGCCAAGGAAGCAGTCACGCGATTAGTTAAATCAATTCAAGATTTAGATTTTAGAAATATTAATGGTCAAACATATTTAGATGAATTGTGGGGAGGAGAAGTTCCCGATTTTAAACAAAAATAA
- a CDS encoding AAA family ATPase, whose amino-acid sequence MIIGITGTLGAGKGTIVEYLLKKGFKHYSVRAYLTEEIKKRGLEINRDSMVQVANDLREKNSPSYLAEQLFKQAQTLNQPAIIESLRTVGEVESLKNKGEFYLLAVDADPEIRYRRVFQRQSSTDNISFEKFLEDEEREMKSDDPNKQNLQACIKLADFKLENNDDFENLYQQIDQILNKISSN is encoded by the coding sequence ATGATAATTGGTATCACTGGCACCTTGGGTGCTGGCAAAGGCACAATTGTTGAATATTTATTAAAAAAAGGTTTTAAGCACTATTCGGTGCGAGCTTATTTAACTGAAGAAATAAAAAAACGTGGTTTAGAAATTAATCGCGACAGTATGGTACAAGTCGCTAATGACTTGCGAGAAAAAAATTCACCTAGTTATTTAGCTGAACAACTTTTTAAACAAGCTCAAACCTTAAATCAACCGGCGATTATTGAAAGTTTGCGTACAGTTGGTGAGGTTGAAAGTTTAAAAAATAAAGGTGAATTTTATTTATTAGCTGTTGACGCTGATCCAGAAATTAGATACAGAAGAGTTTTTCAGCGTCAAAGTTCAACTGACAATATTAGTTTTGAAAAATTTTTAGAAGACGAAGAACGAGAGATGAAGTCAGACGATCCTAATAAACAAAATTTACAAGCATGCATAAAATTGGCTGATTTTAAATTAGAAAATAATGATGATTTTGAAAATTTATATCAACAAATTGATCAGATTCTAAACAAGATTTCATCAAATTAA
- a CDS encoding FAD-dependent thymidylate synthase, with protein sequence MQNYNQRQIYLLKDLTPEVKAVTFAKCSRSPKSFKEIATELTEEKSAEFHEKWVVGYGHSSVAEHAVLSIAFENVSILASKFIEDNRLASYTEKSTRYQDFSAHPELLGQKNILTPYRYYCPPEIINSEFKDEYIQVLDNLFKTYENLLAPMTEFIKNKYPREDGIIEGVYNSIAKARVFDNIRYLLPVATLTNLGMTVNARNLEHAICKMKSQTLTEIKDIGEELKQAAQLEVPTLIKYADQNDYLQKTQDQLLKISQSNLKPQDIDQQPVALVNYDPQAEIKLAIALLYKNANLSYRQIEQQVKNMSDQDKQLIIDQALNQITEHDWPIRELEHIAYTFDILIDYGAFRDIQRHRMCTQTNQILTADYGYDIPEEIQEANLQDQYISAMEKAQDLNLKLQEKYRLEAQYILPLAFRKRTLYTWNLRELHWFIKLRSGGAGHASYRKIAQLCFKEIEKVHPFLAKYIRVNLEGIGAHT encoded by the coding sequence ATGCAAAATTATAATCAACGTCAAATTTATTTATTAAAAGATTTAACCCCAGAAGTTAAAGCAGTAACTTTTGCTAAATGCAGTCGTTCGCCAAAATCTTTTAAAGAAATTGCCACCGAATTAACCGAAGAAAAATCGGCCGAGTTTCATGAAAAGTGGGTGGTAGGCTATGGTCATTCTTCAGTGGCCGAGCACGCAGTTTTGTCGATTGCTTTTGAAAATGTGTCAATTTTAGCGTCAAAGTTTATTGAAGATAATCGTTTGGCTTCGTATACTGAAAAATCAACCCGTTATCAAGATTTTAGCGCTCATCCAGAATTATTAGGTCAAAAAAATATTTTAACTCCTTATCGTTATTATTGCCCACCGGAAATTATTAATTCCGAATTTAAAGATGAATATATTCAAGTTCTAGATAATTTATTTAAAACCTATGAAAATCTATTAGCGCCCATGACGGAATTTATTAAAAATAAATATCCGCGTGAAGACGGAATCATCGAGGGTGTATATAATTCTATTGCCAAAGCAAGAGTTTTTGACAATATACGTTATCTTTTGCCGGTCGCCACTTTAACTAATTTAGGTATGACGGTTAATGCGCGTAATTTAGAACATGCTATTTGTAAAATGAAGTCACAAACTTTGACAGAAATTAAAGACATCGGCGAAGAACTTAAACAAGCGGCTCAATTAGAGGTTCCAACTTTGATTAAATATGCCGATCAAAATGATTATTTACAAAAAACGCAAGATCAACTTTTAAAAATTAGTCAGTCAAATTTAAAACCACAAGATATTGATCAACAACCAGTAGCGTTGGTTAATTATGACCCACAAGCCGAAATTAAATTGGCCATTGCGTTATTATATAAAAATGCTAATTTATCCTATCGGCAGATTGAACAGCAAGTTAAAAATATGTCAGATCAAGACAAACAATTAATTATTGATCAAGCTTTAAATCAAATAACAGAACATGACTGGCCAATTCGTGAATTGGAACATATTGCTTATACTTTTGATATTTTAATTGACTATGGAGCGTTTCGAGATATTCAGCGTCATCGGATGTGTACCCAGACTAATCAAATTTTAACTGCTGATTATGGTTATGATATTCCAGAAGAAATCCAAGAGGCGAATTTACAAGATCAATATATATCTGCTATGGAAAAGGCTCAAGATTTAAATTTAAAATTACAAGAAAAATATAGATTAGAAGCACAATATATTTTACCATTAGCTTTTAGAAAAAGAACTTTGTATACTTGGAATTTAAGGGAGTTACATTGGTTTATAAAATTGCGGAGTGGGGGAGCTGGTCATGCGTCTTATCGTAAAATTGCTCAATTGTGTTTTAAAGAAATTGAAAAGGTTCATCCTTTTTTAGCTAAATATATTCGCGTCAATTTAGAGGGAATTGGCGCTCATACTTAA
- the tmk gene encoding dTMP kinase: protein MSGKFIVFEGGEGGGKTTQIRLLKYYLEKKGYQIILTREPGGVNCPLAEAIRHILVDPEYKSIDNKTELFLFLAARAQHVKEIIQPAIESGKIVLCDRFDGSTFAYQHFARGLNLDKIKEWNDWAKNYLEPDLVILLDVDPIIGIKRRGKDLNRIDTETMDFHQKVREGYLELSKKLNNWQIVDANQEVENISQDIIKIVDNLLIKK, encoded by the coding sequence ATGTCAGGTAAATTTATAGTTTTTGAAGGTGGTGAGGGTGGTGGCAAGACCACTCAAATTAGACTTTTAAAATATTATTTAGAAAAGAAAGGATATCAAATTATTTTAACACGTGAACCTGGTGGAGTAAATTGTCCATTAGCAGAAGCTATTCGTCATATTTTGGTTGATCCAGAGTATAAATCAATTGATAATAAAACTGAACTTTTTCTGTTTTTAGCAGCTCGAGCTCAGCATGTTAAAGAAATTATTCAACCAGCCATAGAAAGCGGAAAAATAGTTTTGTGTGATCGTTTTGATGGTTCAACTTTTGCGTATCAGCATTTTGCGCGTGGCTTGAATTTAGATAAAATAAAAGAGTGGAACGATTGGGCAAAGAATTATTTAGAACCTGACTTAGTAATTTTATTAGATGTTGATCCGATTATTGGCATTAAAAGGCGTGGTAAAGATTTAAATAGAATTGATACTGAAACAATGGATTTCCATCAAAAAGTAAGAGAGGGGTATTTAGAATTATCAAAAAAACTTAATAATTGGCAAATTGTTGATGCTAATCAAGAGGTTGAAAATATTAGTCAAGATATTATTAAAATCGTTGATAATTTATTAATAAAAAAATAA
- the gatB gene encoding Asp-tRNA(Asn)/Glu-tRNA(Gln) amidotransferase subunit GatB, whose protein sequence is MTLRPIIGLETHVQLKTESKMFCSCLNVVDEDNPNINICPVCTGQPGVLPVVNQQAIDWGIKIALALNCKINLWNKFDRKNYFYPDLPKGYQISQYDVPLAEDGFLEINIDGQLKKIHIERVHLEEDSARLIHPLAGEESLLDFNRAGMPLVEIVTRPDIRTPQEAKIFMQELRLIMRYLDVSDADMEKGQLRCDVNVSLIDTDKLIEIDKHDQKQTWVTQIENKIILNQDLNAKLEIKNLNSFKSIEKALEYEIKRQTELWQKNKIPQQQETRGWDENLNVTVKQRRKENLSDYRYFPEPDLPPLEIKKKNVEHFENNLPELPLAKRKRFIQEYNLNLEDVEILVNHEELAHYIEKVFSELKAWLIATEELKSEQNEIKPELKDKLARLVSGWSIVRLKKILDDRGVEIKNCQITPENMAELITLIYRNKINSTSAQSILEEMFENGSDPSHIMKDKKLGQISKTEDLLDIVDVVIKNNPQQTEEYRQGKEPLIKFFIGQVMKETQGKANPKVVEDLLKERLKI, encoded by the coding sequence ATGACATTAAGGCCCATTATTGGTTTAGAAACACATGTGCAATTAAAAACCGAGTCAAAAATGTTTTGCTCGTGTTTAAATGTTGTAGATGAAGATAATCCAAATATTAATATTTGTCCCGTGTGCACTGGTCAACCAGGCGTTTTGCCAGTAGTGAATCAGCAAGCGATTGATTGGGGAATTAAAATTGCCTTAGCTTTAAATTGTAAAATTAATTTATGGAATAAATTTGACCGTAAAAATTATTTTTATCCAGATTTACCCAAGGGTTATCAAATTAGTCAATATGATGTGCCTTTGGCCGAAGATGGTTTTTTGGAAATTAATATTGACGGTCAATTAAAAAAAATCCACATTGAAAGAGTCCACTTAGAAGAAGATTCAGCTCGTTTAATTCATCCACTTGCTGGCGAAGAAAGTTTATTAGATTTTAATCGTGCCGGTATGCCGTTAGTTGAAATAGTCACTAGGCCCGACATTCGTACACCACAAGAAGCTAAAATTTTTATGCAAGAGCTAAGATTAATTATGCGCTATTTAGATGTGTCAGATGCTGATATGGAAAAGGGTCAACTGCGATGCGACGTGAACGTTTCTTTAATTGATACAGATAAATTAATCGAAATAGATAAACATGATCAAAAACAGACTTGGGTGACACAAATAGAGAATAAAATAATTTTAAACCAAGATTTAAACGCTAAACTAGAAATTAAAAATTTAAATTCTTTTAAATCAATTGAAAAGGCTTTAGAATATGAAATTAAGCGCCAAACGGAATTATGGCAAAAAAATAAAATTCCACAACAACAGGAAACGCGCGGTTGGGATGAAAATTTAAATGTGACAGTTAAACAACGTCGCAAGGAAAATTTATCAGATTATCGTTATTTCCCAGAGCCAGATTTACCCCCCTTAGAAATTAAAAAGAAAAACGTTGAACATTTTGAAAATAATTTACCTGAGTTGCCTCTCGCCAAAAGGAAACGTTTTATCCAGGAATATAATTTAAATTTAGAAGACGTTGAAATTTTAGTTAATCATGAAGAATTGGCTCATTATATTGAAAAAGTTTTTTCGGAATTAAAAGCTTGGTTAATTGCTACGGAAGAGCTAAAGAGTGAGCAAAATGAAATTAAGCCAGAATTAAAAGATAAATTAGCACGTTTAGTCTCGGGTTGGTCTATTGTTCGTTTAAAAAAGATTTTAGATGATCGAGGAGTTGAAATTAAAAACTGTCAGATTACACCAGAAAATATGGCCGAATTGATTACCTTAATTTACAGAAATAAAATTAATAGTACGAGTGCGCAATCGATTTTAGAAGAAATGTTTGAAAACGGATCGGACCCATCACACATTATGAAAGATAAAAAACTTGGACAAATTAGCAAAACAGAGGACTTACTAGATATAGTTGATGTTGTAATAAAAAATAACCCGCAACAAACAGAAGAATATCGCCAAGGCAAGGAACCTTTGATTAAATTTTTTATTGGTCAAGTAATGAAAGAGACACAAGGCAAGGCTAATCCAAAAGTGGTAGAGGATCTTTTGAAGGAAAGATTGAAAATTTAA
- a CDS encoding sigma factor-like helix-turn-helix DNA-binding protein, which yields MTQKKISSSTASTNGKLMLFANIQKALNSGLADQEKDILVRHFGLEKDENLSQENKVLTLDKIGKSYGLTRERIRQIEKRAVDKIKKTDLYHKSILPIADMVVKVLEKYHGVLLENDLLVEVLQKEDTPENRRSLIFVLTKMFDDRIIDIKPTGNFLKSWRLKSLQIKYLEEITKGIINLFKDKDRVLKIDAVWDNFRETDIYKKNRQNLSQDAILSYMRVSKYLDRTVFGEWGLVSWGMVNLKRVSNKVYVVLQETNKPLHFRELTALINDRGLDNKRVHAPTVHNELIADSRFMLLGRGVYALTEWGYLSGTTAEVIEKILSESGGPVHKEELIKEVLKHKAIKKQTVLSVLMNNDRFQKHDKDHYVIKKNK from the coding sequence ATGACTCAAAAGAAAATATCCAGCTCAACAGCCTCAACTAATGGCAAATTAATGCTTTTTGCCAACATTCAAAAGGCCTTAAATAGTGGTTTAGCTGACCAAGAAAAGGACATTTTAGTCCGACATTTTGGTTTAGAAAAAGACGAAAACTTATCTCAAGAAAATAAGGTTTTAACTTTAGATAAAATCGGTAAGTCTTATGGTTTGACTCGAGAACGTATTCGTCAAATAGAGAAGCGCGCTGTGGATAAAATTAAGAAAACCGATTTATATCACAAATCAATTTTGCCAATTGCCGACATGGTAGTTAAGGTTTTAGAAAAATATCATGGCGTTTTATTAGAAAATGATTTATTGGTAGAAGTTTTACAAAAAGAGGATACTCCTGAAAATCGTCGCAGTTTAATTTTTGTTTTAACTAAAATGTTCGATGATCGAATAATCGATATTAAGCCAACTGGTAATTTTTTAAAGAGTTGGCGTTTAAAAAGTTTACAAATTAAATATTTAGAAGAAATTACCAAGGGCATTATTAATTTATTTAAAGATAAAGACAGGGTTTTGAAAATTGATGCTGTATGGGATAATTTTCGTGAAACCGATATTTATAAAAAAAATCGTCAGAATTTATCTCAAGATGCTATTTTGTCTTATATGCGAGTAAGTAAATATTTAGATCGAACTGTTTTTGGTGAATGGGGTTTAGTCTCTTGGGGAATGGTAAATTTAAAACGTGTCAGTAATAAAGTTTATGTGGTTTTGCAAGAAACTAATAAGCCATTACATTTTAGAGAATTAACTGCTTTAATTAATGACCGTGGTTTAGATAATAAACGCGTACACGCGCCCACGGTGCACAATGAATTAATTGCTGATAGTCGTTTTATGCTATTGGGTCGGGGTGTTTATGCATTAACTGAATGGGGCTATTTATCTGGCACTACGGCAGAAGTAATTGAAAAAATATTATCAGAAAGTGGTGGCCCAGTTCATAAAGAAGAATTAATTAAAGAAGTTTTGAAACATAAAGCAATAAAAAAACAAACTGTTTTAAGTGTTTTAATGAATAATGATCGTTTTCAAAAGCATGACAAAGATCATTATGTTATTAAAAAAAATAAATAG